The following coding sequences lie in one Erwinia amylovora genomic window:
- the ilvM gene encoding acetolactate synthase 2 small subunit, translating to MKQHQLSIEARFRPEILERILRVVRHRGFQVCSMNMASLVNTSNINIEMTVASQRSVDLLSTQLSKLMDVACVQIQQQTTQQIRA from the coding sequence ATGAAACAGCATCAATTGTCTATAGAAGCGCGCTTTCGCCCGGAAATACTGGAACGCATTTTGCGCGTGGTACGCCACCGTGGTTTTCAGGTGTGCTCGATGAATATGGCATCGCTGGTCAATACATCCAATATTAATATTGAGATGACCGTTGCCAGCCAGCGCTCTGTCGATTTACTGTCAACGCAGCTGAGTAAACTGATGGATGTCGCATGCGTTCAGATCCAACAACAAACTACACAACAAATCCGCGCATAA
- a CDS encoding branched-chain amino acid transaminase: protein MTKKADFIWFNGEMVKWEEAKVSVMSHALHYGTSVFEGVRCYDSHKGPVVFRHREHMQRLRDSAKIYRFPVSLSVDELMEACRATLRKNNLKSAYIRPLVFVGDVGLGVNPPAGYDTDIIIAAFPWGAYLGAEALEQGIDAMVSSWNRVAPNTLPTAAKAGGNYLSSLLVGSEARRHGYQEGIALDTQGYISEGAGENLFEVKDGILFTPPFTSSALPGITRDAIIKLAQDMGIEVREQVLSRESLYLADEVFMSGTAAEITPVRSVDGIQVGEGKRGPVTARIQSAFFGLFTGETEDKWGWLDPVNP, encoded by the coding sequence ATGACGAAGAAAGCAGACTTTATCTGGTTCAATGGCGAGATGGTAAAGTGGGAAGAGGCTAAGGTCAGCGTGATGTCCCACGCATTGCACTACGGTACGTCAGTCTTTGAAGGCGTCCGTTGCTACGACTCGCACAAAGGGCCGGTGGTCTTCCGCCATCGTGAACATATGCAGCGTCTGCGCGATTCGGCAAAAATCTATCGTTTTCCTGTGAGCCTGAGCGTTGATGAGCTGATGGAAGCCTGCCGCGCCACTCTGCGCAAAAATAACCTGAAAAGTGCTTATATTCGTCCTCTGGTATTTGTTGGTGATGTCGGCCTGGGTGTTAACCCGCCGGCGGGCTACGATACTGATATCATTATTGCTGCTTTCCCGTGGGGGGCGTACCTGGGCGCGGAAGCGCTGGAACAGGGCATCGACGCGATGGTCTCGTCCTGGAACCGTGTAGCGCCAAACACTCTGCCAACCGCAGCGAAAGCCGGCGGTAACTATCTGTCATCGCTGCTGGTCGGTAGCGAAGCGCGCCGCCACGGCTATCAGGAAGGCATCGCGCTGGACACCCAGGGCTATATCTCTGAAGGTGCCGGTGAGAACCTGTTTGAAGTGAAAGACGGGATCCTGTTTACGCCGCCATTTACCTCTTCAGCGCTGCCGGGAATTACCCGCGATGCGATCATCAAACTGGCGCAGGATATGGGCATTGAAGTGCGTGAGCAGGTGCTGTCGCGTGAATCTCTCTACCTGGCCGATGAAGTCTTTATGTCCGGCACCGCCGCAGAGATCACTCCGGTGCGTAGCGTTGACGGCATCCAGGTTGGCGAAGGCAAACGCGGCCCGGTCACCGCACGCATCCAGTCCGCGTTCTTTGGCCTGTTCACTGGCGAAACGGAAGATAAATGGGGCTGGCTGGATCCGGTAAACCCATAA
- the ilvC gene encoding ketol-acid reductoisomerase: MANYFNTLNLRNQLAQLGKCRFMAREEFADEASYLKGKKVVIVGCGAQGLNQGLNMRDSGLDIAYALRAEAIAEKRASWRKATENGFKVGTYEELIPQADLVVNLTPDKQHTSVVQAVQPLMKDGAALGYSHGFNIVEVGEQVRKDVTVVMVAPKCPGTEVREEYKRGFGVPTLIAVHPENDPKGEGMAIAKAWAAATGGHRAGVLESSFVAEVKSDLMGEQTILCGMLQAGSLLCFDKLVAEGTDAAYAEKLIQFGWETITEALKQGGITLMMDRLSNPAKLRAYALSEQLKTIMAPLFQKHMDDIISGEFSSGMMADWANDDKKLLGWREETGKTAFETAAQFEGKIGEQDYFDQGVVMIAMVKAGVELAFETMVAAGIVEESAYYESLHELPLIANTIARKRLYEMNVVISDTAEYGNYLFSYAAVPLLKEFMTTLQAGDLGKQVNTSTSVDNAQLRDVNEAIRHHDIETVGRKLRGYMTDMKRIAVAG, encoded by the coding sequence ATGGCGAACTATTTCAACACGTTGAATCTGCGCAACCAGCTGGCGCAATTAGGCAAATGCCGTTTTATGGCGCGCGAAGAATTTGCTGATGAAGCCAGCTACCTGAAAGGCAAAAAGGTGGTCATCGTGGGTTGTGGTGCTCAGGGCCTGAACCAGGGGCTGAACATGCGTGATTCCGGCCTGGACATTGCCTACGCGCTGCGCGCTGAAGCGATTGCCGAAAAGCGTGCTTCATGGCGTAAGGCGACCGAAAACGGCTTCAAAGTCGGCACCTACGAAGAACTGATCCCACAGGCTGACCTGGTGGTTAACCTGACGCCGGACAAACAGCATACTTCCGTGGTGCAGGCGGTTCAGCCATTGATGAAAGACGGTGCTGCGCTGGGTTACTCGCACGGTTTCAACATTGTTGAAGTGGGCGAGCAGGTACGTAAAGACGTCACGGTCGTGATGGTGGCACCAAAATGTCCGGGTACTGAGGTACGTGAGGAGTACAAACGCGGTTTCGGCGTGCCTACGCTTATTGCGGTTCACCCGGAAAACGATCCGAAAGGCGAAGGCATGGCGATTGCTAAAGCCTGGGCTGCGGCAACCGGCGGTCACCGTGCGGGCGTACTGGAGTCATCCTTCGTTGCCGAAGTGAAGTCTGACCTGATGGGCGAGCAGACCATCCTGTGCGGTATGTTACAGGCCGGTTCGCTGCTGTGCTTCGATAAGCTGGTGGCTGAAGGTACCGACGCGGCTTACGCAGAAAAACTGATCCAGTTCGGTTGGGAAACCATCACCGAAGCGCTGAAGCAGGGCGGGATCACCCTGATGATGGATCGCCTGTCCAACCCGGCTAAGCTGCGTGCTTATGCGCTGTCTGAACAGCTGAAAACCATCATGGCTCCGCTGTTCCAGAAGCATATGGATGACATCATCTCCGGTGAGTTCTCATCCGGCATGATGGCTGACTGGGCCAACGACGATAAAAAACTGCTGGGCTGGCGCGAAGAGACCGGTAAGACCGCGTTCGAAACCGCCGCGCAGTTTGAAGGTAAAATCGGCGAACAGGATTACTTCGATCAGGGCGTAGTGATGATCGCGATGGTGAAAGCGGGCGTTGAGCTGGCGTTTGAAACCATGGTCGCTGCCGGGATCGTTGAAGAGTCTGCCTACTACGAATCTCTGCACGAGCTGCCGCTGATTGCCAACACCATTGCGCGTAAGCGCCTGTATGAAATGAACGTGGTTATCTCTGATACCGCCGAATACGGTAACTACCTGTTCTCTTACGCGGCGGTACCGCTGCTGAAAGAGTTTATGACCACCCTGCAGGCGGGCGATCTGGGCAAACAGGTCAACACGTCGACCAGCGTTGATAACGCGCAGCTGCGCGACGTTAACGAAGCGATTCGTCACCATGATATCGAAACCGTTGGCCGCAAACTGCGCGGTTATATGACCGATATGAAACGTATTGCGGTAGCAGGCTAA
- the ilvD gene encoding dihydroxy-acid dehydratase, with the protein MPKYRSATTTHGRNMAGARALWRATGMTDDDFGKPIIAVVNSFTQFVPGHVHLRDLGKLVAEEIEASGGVAKEFNTIAVDDGIAMGHGGMLYSLPSRELIADSVEYMVNAHCADAMVCISNCDKITPGMLMASLRLNIPVIFVSGGPMEAGKTKLSDQIIKLDLVDAMIQGANPNVSDADSDQIERSACPTCGSCSGMFTANSMNCLTEALGLSQPGNGSLLATHADRRELFLNAGRRIVGLAKRYYEQDDDSVLPRSIASKAAFENAMTLDIAMGGSTNTVLHLLAAAQEGEIDFDISDIDRLSRQVPHLCKVAPSTQKYHMEDVHRAGGVLGILGELDRAGLMDNRVRNVLGLSLRETLDRYDIMLTQDEAVKKMFRAGPAGIRTTQAFSQDTRWETLDDDRQQGCIRSREFAFSQDGGLAVLYGNLAENGCIVKTAGVDEGSLVFSGPAKVYESQDDAVAAILGGKVVAGDVVVIRYEGPKGGPGMQEMLYPTTYLKSMGLGKACALITDGRFSGGTSGLSIGHASPEAASGGTIALVKDGDIINIDIPQRGIQLDVAENELAARRLEEDARGEAAYTPHGRERQVSFALRAYATLATSADKGAVRDKSKLGG; encoded by the coding sequence ATGCCTAAGTACCGTTCTGCCACCACCACCCACGGGCGCAATATGGCCGGCGCCCGCGCCCTGTGGCGCGCCACAGGGATGACCGATGATGATTTCGGCAAGCCGATCATTGCGGTAGTTAACTCCTTTACGCAGTTTGTACCGGGTCACGTTCATCTGCGCGATCTGGGTAAGCTGGTGGCAGAAGAAATCGAAGCCTCCGGCGGCGTGGCGAAGGAGTTCAACACCATCGCGGTGGATGATGGCATCGCCATGGGCCACGGCGGCATGCTCTATTCTCTGCCGTCGCGCGAGCTGATTGCCGATTCCGTAGAGTACATGGTTAACGCGCACTGTGCTGACGCGATGGTCTGTATCTCCAACTGCGACAAAATCACTCCCGGCATGCTGATGGCGTCACTGCGCCTGAACATTCCGGTGATCTTTGTCTCCGGCGGCCCGATGGAAGCCGGCAAAACCAAACTGTCCGATCAAATCATCAAGCTGGATCTGGTCGATGCCATGATCCAGGGTGCGAATCCTAACGTCAGCGATGCCGATAGCGATCAGATCGAGCGCTCTGCCTGCCCGACATGCGGCTCCTGCTCCGGCATGTTTACCGCGAACTCAATGAACTGTCTGACCGAAGCGCTGGGCCTGTCACAGCCGGGTAACGGCTCGCTGCTGGCCACGCATGCCGATCGTCGCGAACTGTTTCTTAATGCGGGGCGCCGTATCGTTGGCCTGGCGAAACGCTACTACGAGCAGGATGACGACAGCGTGCTGCCGCGCAGTATCGCCAGCAAAGCGGCGTTTGAAAACGCCATGACGCTGGATATCGCCATGGGAGGATCTACGAATACCGTTCTGCACCTGCTGGCGGCGGCGCAGGAAGGGGAAATCGACTTCGATATTTCTGATATCGATCGGCTGTCACGCCAGGTGCCGCATTTGTGCAAAGTGGCACCAAGCACCCAGAAATATCATATGGAAGATGTGCACCGCGCCGGGGGCGTGCTCGGCATTCTTGGTGAACTGGATCGCGCCGGCCTGATGGACAATAGGGTACGTAACGTGCTGGGCCTCAGTCTGCGTGAAACGCTGGATCGCTACGACATTATGCTGACGCAAGATGAAGCGGTGAAAAAGATGTTCCGCGCCGGCCCGGCGGGTATCCGTACCACTCAGGCATTCTCGCAGGACACCCGCTGGGAGACGCTGGATGACGACCGTCAGCAGGGCTGTATTCGCTCCCGCGAATTCGCTTTCAGTCAGGACGGTGGCCTGGCGGTACTGTACGGTAACCTCGCTGAAAACGGCTGTATCGTGAAAACCGCTGGCGTTGACGAAGGCAGCCTGGTATTCAGCGGCCCGGCGAAAGTGTACGAAAGCCAGGACGACGCCGTGGCGGCGATCCTCGGTGGCAAAGTGGTCGCTGGCGATGTGGTGGTGATCCGCTATGAAGGCCCGAAAGGTGGCCCCGGCATGCAGGAGATGCTCTATCCCACCACCTATCTGAAATCGATGGGGCTGGGCAAGGCCTGTGCGCTGATCACCGATGGCCGTTTCTCCGGCGGGACTTCCGGGCTGTCGATCGGCCATGCATCGCCGGAAGCGGCCAGCGGTGGCACCATCGCGCTGGTGAAAGATGGCGATATCATCAATATCGACATCCCGCAGCGCGGTATTCAACTGGACGTGGCGGAAAACGAGCTGGCGGCGCGGCGTCTGGAAGAAGACGCGCGTGGTGAAGCGGCTTACACCCCGCACGGGCGTGAGCGTCAGGTCTCCTTTGCTTTGCGCGCCTATGCAACGCTGGCCACCAGCGCTGACAAAGGCGCCGTACGCGACAAAAGTAAGCTGGGAGGCTAA
- a CDS encoding IlvGEDA operon leader peptide: MKALLRVVSLVLINVVVIIFTPCGATLGGRKA; this comes from the coding sequence ATGAAAGCCCTTCTACGAGTCGTCAGCCTGGTCCTAATTAACGTCGTCGTGATTATTTTCACGCCGTGCGGGGCTACGCTCGGAGGAAGAAAGGCTTAA
- the ppiC gene encoding peptidylprolyl isomerase PpiC, translated as MAKNAAALHILVKEEKLALDLLEQLRQGADFEKLAKKHSTCPSGKKGGHLGEFKQGAMVPAFDKVVFSCPLIEPQGPLHTQFGYHIIKVLYRN; from the coding sequence ATGGCAAAAAACGCAGCAGCACTGCACATTCTGGTAAAAGAAGAGAAGCTGGCGCTTGACCTGTTAGAGCAGCTCAGGCAGGGCGCGGACTTTGAAAAACTGGCGAAGAAACACTCGACCTGCCCGTCTGGCAAGAAAGGCGGCCACTTGGGCGAATTCAAACAGGGTGCCATGGTACCGGCATTCGATAAGGTGGTGTTTTCCTGCCCGCTGATCGAGCCACAGGGGCCGCTGCATACTCAGTTCGGGTATCACATCATTAAGGTGCTGTACCGCAATTAA
- the ilvA gene encoding threonine ammonia-lyase, biosynthetic, giving the protein MAESQPLSEQPSGAEYLRAVLRAPVYEAAQVTPLQKMEKISARLGNTILVKREDRQPVHSFKLRGAYAMIAGLNEDQKAQGVVTASAGNHAQGVALSASKLGIKSLIVMPVATADIKVDAVRAFGGEAYLFGANFDEAKAKALELAQQHGYTFVPPFDHPMVIAGQGTLAMELLQQDAHLDRVFVPVGGGGLAAGVAVLIKQLMPQIKVIAVEAADSACLQAALDAGQPVDLPRVGLFAEGVAVKRIGSETFRLCQAYLDDIVTVDSDAICAAMKDLFDDVRAVAEPSGALALAGMKKYIQQHQIQGERLAHVLSGANVNFHGLRYVSERCELGEQREALLAVTIPEQQGSFLRFCQLLGGRAVTEFNYRYADADEACIFVGVRLTRGSEERQEILHLLTGGGYKVVDLSDDEMAKLHVRYMVGGRPSKPLRERLFSFEFPEAPGALLRFLQTLGAHWNISLFHYRSHGTDYGRVLAAFELSDSEPQFEEHLAALGYDFHDESDNPSFRFFLAG; this is encoded by the coding sequence ATGGCTGAGTCTCAACCGCTGTCCGAACAACCCAGTGGGGCTGAATATCTGCGTGCGGTACTGCGCGCACCGGTATATGAAGCTGCACAGGTTACACCGTTGCAGAAGATGGAAAAAATTTCTGCGCGCCTCGGCAATACGATTTTAGTTAAGCGTGAAGATCGCCAGCCGGTACACAGCTTCAAGCTGCGTGGTGCCTACGCGATGATCGCCGGGCTGAATGAAGATCAGAAAGCGCAGGGCGTGGTGACCGCGTCGGCGGGTAACCATGCTCAGGGCGTTGCGCTGTCGGCGAGCAAGCTGGGCATCAAATCCCTGATTGTGATGCCGGTTGCCACGGCGGATATCAAAGTTGATGCGGTGCGGGCGTTTGGCGGTGAGGCTTATCTGTTTGGTGCCAACTTTGACGAAGCCAAAGCCAAAGCGCTGGAGCTGGCGCAGCAGCATGGCTATACCTTTGTGCCTCCCTTCGATCATCCGATGGTGATCGCCGGGCAGGGGACGCTGGCGATGGAGCTGCTACAGCAGGATGCGCATCTTGACCGCGTGTTCGTCCCGGTGGGCGGCGGCGGGCTGGCGGCAGGGGTTGCTGTGCTGATCAAGCAGCTGATGCCGCAAATCAAAGTGATTGCGGTGGAAGCCGCAGATTCAGCCTGTCTGCAAGCGGCGCTGGATGCGGGGCAGCCGGTCGATCTGCCTCGCGTCGGGCTGTTTGCCGAAGGCGTGGCGGTGAAGCGGATCGGCAGCGAAACCTTTCGTTTGTGCCAGGCGTATCTTGACGACATCGTCACCGTTGACAGCGATGCCATCTGCGCCGCGATGAAAGATCTGTTTGACGATGTGCGTGCGGTGGCCGAGCCTTCGGGCGCGCTGGCGCTGGCAGGAATGAAAAAGTACATTCAGCAGCACCAGATCCAGGGAGAACGCCTGGCCCATGTGCTGTCCGGGGCCAACGTTAACTTCCACGGTCTGCGCTACGTTTCGGAGCGCTGCGAACTGGGCGAACAGCGCGAAGCGCTGCTGGCCGTCACCATCCCGGAGCAGCAGGGCAGTTTCCTGCGCTTCTGCCAGCTGCTGGGGGGGCGGGCGGTGACCGAGTTCAACTACCGTTATGCCGATGCTGATGAAGCCTGTATTTTCGTCGGCGTCCGGCTGACGCGTGGATCGGAAGAGCGGCAGGAGATCCTGCACCTGCTGACCGGGGGCGGTTACAAGGTGGTGGATCTGTCCGACGACGAAATGGCGAAGCTGCATGTACGCTATATGGTTGGCGGGCGTCCTTCCAAACCGCTGCGCGAGCGCCTGTTCAGCTTTGAGTTCCCGGAAGCGCCCGGCGCGCTGCTGCGTTTCCTGCAAACGCTGGGCGCCCACTGGAATATCTCGCTGTTCCACTATCGCAGTCACGGTACTGACTACGGCCGCGTGCTGGCAGCATTTGAACTGAGCGACAGCGAGCCACAGTTTGAAGAGCACCTGGCGGCGCTGGGTTATGACTTCCACGATGAAAGCGATAACCCGTCGTTCCGCTTCTTCCTTGCCGGCTAA
- the ilvG gene encoding acetolactate synthase 2 catalytic subunit, translating to MNGAQWVVQSLRTQGVETVFGYPGGAIMPVYDALYDGGVEHLLCRHEQGAAMAAIGFARATGKVGVCIATSGPGATNLITGLADAMLDSVPIVAITGQVSSAVMGTDAFQEIDVLGLSLACTKHSFLVESLAELPSVMAEAFAMAKSGRPGPVLVDIPKDIQLAHGELSAHLMPVEPEMAHPHTELQQARELLAQSRKPILYVGGGVGMADAVDALRAFASASGIPTVATLKGLGAPDADDACYLGMLGMHGTKAANLAVQRCDLLIAVGARFDDRVTGKLDTFAPCASVIHIDIDPAELHKLRRAHVGLQGDINKLLPDLHQPADISAWREEVMSLKAGHGWRYDHPGDAIYAPLLLKQLSDRQPQSAVVTTDVGQHQMWAAQHMRFSHPQNFITSSGLGTMGFGLPAAVGAQVARPDDTVICVSGDGSFMMNVQELGTIKRKQLPVKILLLDNQRLGMVRQWQQLFFEERYSETNLSDNPDFLVLASAFGIKGQRISRKDQVDAALNALLHSEGPYLLHVAIDEHENVWPLVPPGASNENMMEKTS from the coding sequence ATGAATGGTGCTCAGTGGGTAGTTCAATCTTTGCGTACACAGGGAGTCGAAACGGTTTTCGGCTATCCGGGTGGGGCTATCATGCCGGTCTACGACGCGCTTTATGACGGCGGGGTTGAACACCTGTTGTGCCGCCATGAGCAGGGTGCAGCAATGGCCGCTATCGGTTTTGCCCGTGCCACCGGCAAAGTCGGCGTTTGCATTGCTACCTCGGGGCCGGGTGCCACTAACCTGATCACCGGGCTGGCTGACGCGATGCTGGACTCGGTACCCATTGTGGCCATCACCGGGCAGGTATCTTCAGCGGTGATGGGAACCGATGCCTTTCAGGAGATCGATGTTCTGGGCCTGTCGCTGGCCTGCACCAAACACAGTTTCCTCGTTGAATCGCTTGCTGAACTGCCGTCGGTGATGGCTGAAGCTTTTGCGATGGCGAAATCGGGCCGCCCTGGCCCGGTGCTGGTTGATATCCCTAAAGATATCCAGCTGGCTCACGGCGAGTTAAGCGCGCACCTGATGCCGGTTGAACCGGAGATGGCGCACCCTCACACAGAATTACAGCAGGCGCGTGAGCTGCTGGCACAGTCCAGAAAACCCATTTTGTATGTTGGCGGTGGCGTGGGCATGGCGGACGCGGTTGATGCTCTGCGTGCTTTCGCCAGCGCCAGCGGAATTCCCACCGTGGCAACCCTGAAGGGGTTGGGCGCGCCGGATGCGGATGATGCCTGTTATCTGGGGATGCTGGGAATGCACGGAACAAAAGCGGCGAACCTGGCGGTACAGCGCTGCGACCTGTTGATTGCCGTGGGCGCACGCTTCGACGACCGGGTCACCGGCAAGCTTGACACCTTTGCACCCTGTGCCAGCGTGATCCATATTGATATCGACCCGGCTGAACTGCATAAACTGCGCCGGGCGCATGTCGGGCTGCAGGGCGATATCAATAAGCTGTTACCGGATTTGCATCAGCCGGCAGACATCAGCGCCTGGCGTGAAGAGGTCATGTCCTTAAAAGCCGGGCACGGCTGGCGTTATGATCACCCGGGCGACGCCATTTATGCTCCGCTGCTGCTGAAACAACTGTCGGACCGTCAGCCACAGAGTGCGGTCGTCACTACCGATGTTGGCCAGCACCAGATGTGGGCTGCGCAACACATGCGCTTCAGCCACCCGCAAAACTTCATTACTTCCAGCGGATTGGGCACGATGGGCTTTGGCCTGCCGGCAGCCGTTGGTGCACAGGTTGCGCGCCCAGATGACACGGTGATCTGCGTTTCTGGCGATGGATCTTTCATGATGAACGTCCAGGAGCTGGGTACCATCAAGCGCAAACAGCTGCCGGTGAAAATTCTGCTGCTGGATAACCAACGCCTGGGCATGGTGCGCCAGTGGCAGCAGCTGTTCTTCGAAGAGCGCTACAGTGAAACCAATTTGTCAGATAACCCCGATTTCCTCGTGCTGGCCAGTGCTTTTGGCATTAAAGGCCAGCGTATTAGCCGAAAAGATCAGGTCGACGCTGCATTAAACGCCTTGCTGCACAGTGAAGGCCCCTATCTGCTCCATGTGGCCATTGACGAACATGAGAACGTCTGGCCTTTAGTGCCGCCGGGTGCCAGCAACGAAAATATGATGGAGAAAACCTCATGA
- a CDS encoding YifB family Mg chelatase-like AAA ATPase, giving the protein MSLSVAYTRAAIGIQAPLVSVEVHLSNGLPALSLVGLPETTVKEARDRVRSAILNSGFFFPAKRITVSLAPADLPKEGGRYDLPIAVAILAASEQVPAEKLIQYEFLGELALTGTLRGVQGATPAALAALDARRQLILSAENQHDVGLIRHGESLIATHLLEVCAFLHGKAPLDAAHCEPEESLPSTGDLNEIIGQQQAKRALEITAAGGHNLLLIGPPGTGKTMLASRLSGLMPPLSDREALESASLASLISGSDFRHNWRQRPFRAPHHSASLYALVGGGSLPKPGEISLAHNGVLFLDELPEFERRALDALREPLESGEISISRARAKITYPARFQLIAAMNPSPTGHYRGPHNRSSPQQTLRYLSRLSGPFLDRFDISLEVPLLPAGMMSAQHGESESSHQVRERVLLARERQLARCNKMNAAMSNQEIRACCKLTPEDAEWLERVMIQLGLSVRAWQRILKVARTIADMAGEPWISREHLTEAVSYRAIDRLLIHLQNSLD; this is encoded by the coding sequence ATGTCGCTATCAGTTGCTTACACCCGTGCCGCGATTGGCATCCAGGCACCACTGGTGTCCGTGGAAGTTCATCTCAGTAATGGCCTTCCTGCATTATCACTGGTTGGATTGCCGGAAACCACCGTTAAGGAGGCTCGTGACAGAGTGCGCAGCGCCATCCTTAACAGCGGTTTTTTTTTCCCGGCTAAACGGATAACCGTTAGCCTGGCACCGGCCGACCTGCCTAAAGAAGGCGGCAGATATGACTTACCTATCGCTGTCGCCATTCTCGCGGCTTCAGAACAGGTTCCGGCAGAAAAACTTATTCAGTATGAATTTCTGGGTGAACTGGCCCTCACAGGCACGCTACGTGGCGTACAGGGCGCTACTCCCGCTGCGCTGGCGGCGTTAGACGCTCGTCGGCAACTGATTCTCTCAGCCGAGAATCAGCATGATGTTGGGTTGATTCGGCATGGCGAGAGCCTGATTGCCACCCATCTTCTGGAGGTGTGCGCCTTTTTACATGGTAAAGCACCACTGGATGCTGCGCACTGCGAACCTGAAGAATCCCTGCCGTCCACGGGAGATTTAAATGAAATTATCGGCCAACAGCAGGCAAAGCGCGCGCTGGAGATCACGGCAGCGGGAGGGCACAATCTGTTGCTCATCGGCCCGCCGGGAACCGGCAAAACGATGCTGGCATCCAGACTTAGTGGCCTGATGCCGCCCCTGAGCGATCGTGAAGCGTTAGAGAGCGCCAGCCTTGCCAGTCTGATATCCGGCAGCGATTTTCGGCATAACTGGCGCCAGAGACCCTTCCGCGCCCCTCACCATAGCGCATCACTGTATGCGCTGGTGGGTGGAGGATCACTGCCTAAACCCGGGGAAATTTCGCTGGCCCATAACGGGGTACTGTTTCTGGATGAGCTGCCCGAGTTTGAACGCCGTGCGCTGGATGCACTGCGTGAACCGCTTGAATCGGGAGAGATTAGCATTTCGCGAGCCAGAGCAAAAATTACTTATCCGGCCCGCTTCCAGCTGATTGCAGCAATGAACCCCAGCCCAACCGGACATTATCGCGGCCCGCATAATCGCTCATCACCCCAGCAGACGCTGCGCTATCTGAGCCGCCTCTCCGGCCCATTCCTTGACCGTTTTGATATTTCTCTGGAAGTACCACTGCTGCCAGCAGGAATGATGAGTGCTCAACATGGCGAAAGTGAGTCCAGCCATCAGGTGCGCGAACGGGTGCTGTTGGCCCGTGAACGGCAGCTGGCGCGCTGTAATAAAATGAATGCAGCAATGAGCAACCAGGAAATCCGGGCTTGTTGTAAACTGACGCCTGAGGATGCTGAATGGCTGGAGCGGGTAATGATCCAGCTGGGTCTGTCGGTACGCGCATGGCAACGCATTCTGAAAGTTGCCCGCACTATCGCAGACATGGCCGGGGAGCCATGGATTAGTCGGGAACACCTGACCGAAGCCGTTAGCTACCGGGCTATCGACCGTTTACTGATCCATCTACAAAATAGTCTGGATTAG
- the ilvY gene encoding HTH-type transcriptional activator IlvY, translated as MDLRDLKLFLHLADSRHFGRSARAMHVSPSTLSRQIQRLEDDLGQALFLRDNRTVTLTDAGERLRQFAQETLLQYQQMRHALGQNGPSLSGELRLFCSVTAAYSHLPPILDRFRAEHPLVEIKLTTGDAADAVEKVQSGEMDLAIAGRPDTLPASVGFTPLGLIPLVLIAPALPCPVRVQATQPKPDWSHIPFILPDQGPSRRRIDLWFRHRRIANPQIYATVSGHEAIVSMVAVGCGIALLPDVVLENSPESVRNRILQLADVEMVDPLEIGVCVQKKRLMEPLIDAFWKLL; from the coding sequence ATGGATCTGCGTGACCTGAAACTGTTTCTCCATCTTGCCGACAGCCGCCATTTCGGCCGCAGCGCACGCGCCATGCACGTCAGTCCGTCCACGCTGTCACGGCAGATCCAGCGGCTGGAAGACGACCTCGGCCAGGCGCTGTTTTTACGCGACAACCGCACGGTGACCCTGACCGATGCCGGAGAACGTCTGCGCCAGTTCGCTCAAGAGACGTTGTTACAATATCAGCAGATGCGCCATGCGCTTGGACAAAACGGCCCGTCACTGAGCGGCGAGTTGAGGCTGTTCTGCTCGGTGACCGCAGCCTACAGCCATCTGCCGCCGATCCTCGACCGCTTTCGCGCCGAACACCCTTTAGTCGAAATCAAGCTAACCACCGGTGACGCCGCCGATGCCGTGGAGAAAGTGCAGTCCGGTGAGATGGATCTGGCCATTGCCGGCCGGCCGGACACGCTGCCCGCCAGCGTTGGTTTTACCCCGCTGGGGCTGATCCCATTGGTGCTGATAGCCCCGGCACTGCCCTGCCCGGTGCGCGTACAGGCAACGCAGCCGAAACCTGACTGGTCACACATTCCTTTTATCCTGCCCGATCAGGGGCCTTCGCGCCGCCGCATCGATCTCTGGTTTCGCCACCGCCGCATCGCCAACCCACAGATTTATGCCACGGTTTCCGGGCATGAAGCGATTGTCTCTATGGTGGCGGTTGGCTGCGGGATCGCCCTGCTGCCGGACGTGGTGCTGGAAAACAGCCCGGAATCGGTGCGTAACCGTATTCTGCAACTGGCGGACGTGGAGATGGTGGATCCGTTGGAAATAGGCGTGTGCGTACAAAAAAAGCGGCTCATGGAGCCGCTGATTGATGCTTTCTGGAAACTGCTTTAG